A section of the Ignavibacteriales bacterium genome encodes:
- a CDS encoding amidinotransferase, with protein sequence MSHSPNKVLMCKPEYFDVTYAGNKFMIKNQHKVKKDTALKQWEILKDTYNGLGYEVNLIEPVEDLVDMVFTANQSLPFIDTNGNKKVILSKMRNQERKPEVTFFEKFYDNEGYSVISLPDEVEYFEGMGDAILDYEKQIIFGGIGIRTQRQVYKYLSEFTNFHVATLNLTNVSLYHLDTCFSILNPNTVVIDRKGFDIESLKKLTRYFDNIIEADHEENMKYFVCNCHCPDGKNVIVQKGSKDFKNKIKTAGFDIIEVNTSEFIKSGGSVFCMKLMYY encoded by the coding sequence ATGTCCCATTCTCCCAATAAAGTATTGATGTGTAAGCCGGAATACTTCGACGTGACATACGCCGGTAACAAGTTCATGATAAAGAATCAGCATAAAGTAAAAAAGGACACTGCGCTTAAACAATGGGAAATATTAAAAGATACTTATAACGGACTGGGATATGAAGTCAATCTTATAGAACCCGTGGAGGACCTGGTTGATATGGTCTTCACTGCTAACCAATCTCTTCCCTTCATCGATACAAACGGTAACAAGAAAGTTATACTAAGCAAGATGCGTAATCAGGAACGCAAACCGGAGGTCACTTTTTTTGAGAAGTTTTATGATAACGAAGGTTACAGTGTAATCTCTCTTCCTGATGAAGTAGAATATTTTGAAGGTATGGGTGACGCAATACTCGACTATGAGAAACAGATCATCTTCGGGGGAATTGGCATCAGAACACAGCGCCAGGTTTACAAATACCTTTCCGAATTTACAAACTTTCACGTCGCCACTTTAAACCTTACAAACGTTTCTCTTTATCATCTGGACACGTGCTTTTCTATACTCAATCCTAATACAGTTGTTATCGACAGAAAAGGGTTCGATATCGAGAGCCTCAAAAAGCTGACACGTTACTTCGACAATATCATTGAAGCAGATCACGAAGAGAACATGAAATACTTTGTTTGCAATTGTCACTGTCCCGACGGGAAGAATGTTATAGTGCAGAAGGGTTCGAAGGATTTTAAAAATAAAATAAAAACCGCCGGGTTTGATATCATCGAGGTTAATACCAGCGAGTTTATCAAATCCGGCGGCAGTGTATTTTGTATGAAACTTATGTATTACTAG
- a CDS encoding enoyl-CoA hydratase/isomerase family protein, translating into MFKYITSEIKDSVQWITLNRPEVYNAFNENMLFELQDAFKTAKEDDSVRCVVVTGAGKAFCSGQDLKDFNEKKSTFKEALDKKYNPLIRQMTSLPKPVICGINGVAAGAGLSVALACDYRIAVENASLIEIFINVGLVPDSGSSFTLPRLIGYAKAFEMCATADKVSANDAYKMGLVNKVVSNGAVLNKLLQKTSAKFASMPTKAIGMIKDMLMKSFDSNLDEMLELESQYQDIAGNTEDYREGVNSFLEKRKPNFKGM; encoded by the coding sequence ATGTTCAAATACATCACTTCGGAAATTAAAGACTCGGTTCAGTGGATCACATTGAACAGACCGGAAGTTTATAACGCATTTAATGAAAATATGTTATTCGAACTTCAGGATGCTTTTAAAACCGCAAAGGAAGATGACTCGGTCAGGTGTGTTGTCGTAACAGGTGCCGGGAAGGCATTTTGTTCGGGTCAGGACTTAAAAGACTTTAACGAAAAGAAGTCCACGTTTAAGGAAGCATTAGATAAGAAATACAATCCTCTCATAAGGCAGATGACGTCATTGCCAAAACCGGTGATCTGCGGTATCAATGGTGTAGCCGCAGGAGCGGGATTATCAGTTGCACTGGCATGCGATTACAGGATAGCAGTTGAAAATGCGTCGCTAATCGAGATTTTTATCAATGTGGGACTTGTGCCTGACAGCGGTTCGAGTTTTACATTGCCAAGACTGATAGGTTACGCAAAAGCATTCGAAATGTGTGCGACAGCAGATAAAGTAAGCGCAAACGATGCTTACAAAATGGGTCTTGTAAATAAAGTTGTATCCAATGGAGCAGTGTTGAACAAATTACTGCAAAAGACATCTGCAAAATTCGCCTCGATGCCAACTAAAGCAATTGGGATGATCAAGGATATGCTTATGAAATCATTCGATTCAAACCTGGATGAAATGCTGGAGCTGGAGAGTCAATACCAGGATATAGCCGGAAATACAGAGGACTACAGGGAAGGTGTAAACTCGTTTTTAGAGAAGCGAAAACCGAATTTTAAAGGCATGTAA
- a CDS encoding M48 family metalloprotease: MEKLILKLRDNSALYSFIVSLLFLVSTAVFYSCGANIFSEEDDVAIGRDLDRQIKSDPRQFPMLQGHQDIKDYVNGIGKDILTKSNYIRYEGIFPYTFQIINDTVVNAFCTPGGFIYIYTGLMKFVNNEATLAGVVGHEIAHAERRHMTQRLTAAYSVNAIASLVLGGNPNMAAQIFANLFVGLGFLANSRADEEEADDYSIRYLASTEYYPGAITFFFDKIREEQKKKGTTPGDLERLLSTHPLPQDRIDNVKEEIKKMKLKVDPTKGLFTERYQQIKAKLP; the protein is encoded by the coding sequence ATGGAAAAATTAATATTAAAATTAAGAGATAATTCGGCTTTATACTCGTTTATTGTTTCATTATTGTTTTTGGTTAGTACGGCTGTTTTTTATAGCTGTGGTGCAAATATATTCAGCGAAGAAGATGATGTAGCAATTGGACGCGACCTCGATAGGCAGATCAAATCGGATCCCAGGCAGTTCCCAATGCTTCAGGGACACCAGGATATAAAGGATTATGTAAATGGTATTGGAAAGGACATCCTTACAAAATCCAATTACATCCGTTACGAAGGTATATTCCCATACACTTTTCAAATAATAAATGATACTGTAGTTAACGCTTTTTGTACACCGGGCGGTTTTATTTATATCTACACAGGGCTCATGAAGTTCGTTAATAACGAGGCAACGCTGGCTGGGGTAGTAGGACACGAGATAGCGCACGCGGAGCGCAGACATATGACACAGAGGCTGACCGCAGCATATAGTGTGAATGCAATAGCGAGTCTGGTACTGGGGGGCAATCCAAATATGGCAGCACAAATATTCGCGAACCTATTTGTAGGACTTGGCTTCCTGGCTAACAGCAGGGCGGATGAGGAAGAAGCGGATGATTACTCTATACGTTATCTTGCTTCAACGGAATACTATCCGGGAGCGATCACATTTTTCTTTGATAAGATACGAGAAGAGCAGAAGAAAAAGGGGACAACTCCGGGAGATCTCGAAAGACTTCTCTCTACCCACCCATTACCGCAGGACAGGATTGACAACGTAAAGGAAGAGATTAAGAAGATGAAGTTAAAAGTGGATCCAACAAAAGGTTTGTTTACAGAACGATACCAGCAAATAAAAGCAAAATTACCATAA
- a CDS encoding MBL fold metallo-hydrolase, whose amino-acid sequence MKVIQLPVNPFQMNSYIYYDENSLEGVIFDPAVFYMEEKQALEKLVKDKGIKITHIINTHGHIDHILGNKFAKDLFSVPIYMHADDKFLLDNAPKQAEMMGIDIDEQTAIDELIDENTIIPVGSAKLRFIHTPGHSPGSVCAIDDKNKNVFCGDVIFKNSIGRTDLMDGDYDTLLRSIKDKLFNEVTDDYTLFPGHMEITNVAGEKKTNPFLQ is encoded by the coding sequence ATGAAGGTTATTCAGCTCCCCGTTAATCCTTTCCAGATGAATTCTTACATCTATTATGATGAAAACTCACTCGAAGGCGTAATCTTTGACCCGGCGGTCTTTTACATGGAGGAAAAGCAAGCCCTTGAAAAGCTGGTTAAAGACAAAGGTATCAAAATTACACACATAATCAATACCCACGGTCATATTGACCATATTCTCGGAAATAAATTTGCTAAGGATCTTTTCTCGGTTCCAATCTATATGCATGCTGACGATAAATTCCTTCTCGATAACGCCCCGAAACAAGCCGAAATGATGGGAATTGATATAGATGAGCAGACTGCAATTGATGAGCTTATCGATGAAAATACAATTATACCCGTGGGAAGCGCAAAACTTAGGTTTATACACACTCCCGGCCACTCCCCCGGCAGTGTATGCGCCATTGATGACAAAAATAAGAATGTCTTCTGCGGAGATGTAATATTTAAAAATTCTATTGGGCGTACAGACCTTATGGATGGCGATTACGATACATTGTTAAGATCTATCAAGGATAAGCTTTTTAATGAGGTTACGGACGATTATACGCTATTTCCGGGACATATGGAGATAACTAATGTCGCAGGCGAAAAGAAAACTAACCCTTTTTTGCAATAA
- the smpB gene encoding SsrA-binding protein SmpB, translated as MSDDNTKIKVIATNRKANFEYEILAKYEAGMSLLGTEVKSLREGKANLSEAYATVQNGEVWLQNFHINEYKYGNINNHDPIRKKKLLFHKREINKIRASLEEKGLTFIPLKIYFKGSLVKIEMGIGRGKKTYDKRESIKKRETERRIKQI; from the coding sequence ATGAGTGACGATAATACTAAAATTAAAGTAATTGCAACAAACCGTAAAGCTAATTTTGAATACGAAATACTGGCAAAGTATGAGGCGGGAATGTCATTGCTTGGGACAGAAGTAAAATCATTACGGGAGGGAAAAGCCAACCTTAGTGAAGCTTATGCAACGGTGCAAAACGGGGAAGTATGGTTACAGAATTTTCATATTAACGAGTACAAATATGGAAATATAAATAATCATGACCCCATACGGAAGAAAAAGCTTCTATTCCATAAAAGAGAAATTAATAAAATAAGAGCGAGTCTAGAGGAAAAAGGATTAACATTCATTCCTCTGAAAATATATTTTAAGGGGTCGCTTGTAAAGATAGAGATGGGTATAGGAAGAGGTAAAAAGACGTACGATAAGAGAGAATCAATCAAAAAGAGAGAAACCGAAAGGAGAATTAAGCAGATATAA
- a CDS encoding tyrosine--tRNA ligase: MMFAPVNEQMDLIRKGTVDIIPEDELVMKLERSRKENKPLIVKLGADPSRPDLHIGHAVVLNKLRDFQNLGHIAVLIIGDATGMIGDPTGKKKTRPQLTWDETRENGKTYYDQASKILDKDKTKILYNSEWLNKLTLVDIINIMGKFTVQRIMERDDFESRWESEQEIAMHELLYPLMQGYDSYAIHADVELGGTDQRFNNLVGRDMQKRFGQEPQVVVVTPLLEGVDGSEKMSKSLDNAIGITDEPRDIFGKTMRIPDTLIHKYFQLGTQLPLEDLEAIRKELEHPDTNPRDHKRKLGMELVKLYYDEETAQKAIEEFDQIFIKKEVPDDIPEHKLNGGEVRLTQLMTDTRMTSSNSEARRLIEQGGVTIDGEKVSDVNYVVGKGEEFVLKVGKRKFLRVLSY; this comes from the coding sequence ATAATGTTCGCTCCAGTAAATGAACAAATGGACCTCATCAGAAAGGGGACAGTCGATATCATCCCCGAGGACGAGCTGGTAATGAAGCTGGAAAGGTCCAGAAAAGAAAATAAACCGCTTATAGTAAAGCTAGGTGCTGATCCCTCACGCCCGGATCTGCATATAGGACACGCAGTGGTACTTAATAAGCTTCGCGACTTTCAGAATCTGGGTCACATTGCTGTATTGATAATAGGAGATGCTACAGGGATGATAGGAGACCCGACGGGAAAGAAGAAAACCCGTCCGCAGCTCACATGGGATGAAACTCGTGAAAACGGGAAGACATACTATGATCAGGCTTCAAAAATTCTCGATAAAGATAAAACAAAAATATTATATAACAGTGAATGGCTCAATAAGCTGACATTAGTCGATATAATAAACATAATGGGCAAGTTCACTGTCCAGAGGATAATGGAAAGGGATGATTTTGAAAGCAGGTGGGAGAGCGAGCAGGAAATAGCTATGCATGAGCTTCTGTATCCGCTTATGCAGGGATACGATTCGTATGCCATACATGCCGATGTCGAGCTTGGAGGAACCGACCAGAGATTCAATAATTTGGTTGGAAGAGATATGCAGAAGAGGTTTGGTCAGGAGCCGCAGGTGGTAGTTGTGACTCCACTGCTGGAAGGTGTAGATGGAAGCGAGAAGATGAGCAAGTCACTTGATAACGCTATTGGGATTACTGATGAACCGAGGGATATATTTGGTAAGACAATGAGGATACCAGATACATTGATCCATAAATATTTTCAACTCGGTACACAGCTTCCATTGGAAGATCTGGAGGCAATCAGGAAAGAATTAGAACACCCGGATACCAATCCCCGCGATCATAAAAGAAAGCTGGGCATGGAGCTGGTTAAGTTGTACTACGATGAAGAGACAGCCCAAAAAGCAATTGAGGAATTCGATCAGATATTTATTAAAAAGGAAGTACCGGATGATATCCCGGAGCATAAGCTTAACGGTGGTGAAGTAAGACTAACGCAGTTAATGACGGATACAAGGATGACATCGTCGAATTCGGAAGCGCGCAGGCTGATCGAGCAGGGGGGAGTAACAATCGATGGGGAAAAAGTGAGTGATGTGAACTATGTAGTAGGAAAAGGCGAGGAATTTGTGTTAAAGGTAGGTAAAAGAAAGTTTTTACGTGTACTAAGCTACTAA
- a CDS encoding arginine decarboxylase, pyruvoyl-dependent, producing MFKPTKIFFTKGVGKHKDLLQSFELALRNAGIEKCNLVMVSSIYPAGCKRLSKQKGVQLLEPGGITFCVMARNQTNEPSRLIASSIGVALPSDGSHYGYISEHHPYGEKEKVAGEYAEDLAATMLATTLGVDFDPETAWNEREQVYKQSGKIFKSFNITQSATGDKDGKWTTTIAAAVMLP from the coding sequence TTGTTCAAACCGACAAAAATCTTTTTTACCAAAGGAGTAGGGAAGCATAAAGACCTGCTTCAGTCATTCGAGCTTGCACTAAGAAATGCAGGTATTGAAAAATGTAATCTTGTAATGGTATCCAGTATATATCCTGCAGGATGTAAACGGCTCTCCAAACAAAAAGGAGTACAGCTGTTAGAGCCGGGTGGAATTACATTTTGTGTAATGGCAAGAAATCAAACAAACGAGCCGAGCAGGTTAATTGCTTCATCTATTGGTGTAGCATTGCCTTCTGATGGAAGCCATTACGGATATATATCCGAGCACCATCCATATGGTGAAAAAGAGAAAGTTGCCGGTGAATATGCTGAGGACCTTGCCGCAACGATGCTTGCGACTACCCTGGGCGTGGATTTTGATCCTGAAACAGCCTGGAACGAAAGGGAACAGGTATATAAGCAAAGCGGAAAGATATTTAAATCATTCAATATTACGCAATCTGCTACCGGTGATAAGGACGGTAAATGGACAACAACCATTGCCGCCGCAGTAATGCTTCCGTAA
- a CDS encoding right-handed parallel beta-helix repeat-containing protein — protein sequence MRKLLPFLLIILLISFSSKAYSDYSTPGTGVSWTLTDLVSNSSGVVTFSGGEYYLNDTLVISASDTIKVTSNGNFKFAGNTMIDIFGVFRITPPDSFKITAADTNQKFLGLKFEEFSDPSILKKVIMEYGNAIRLLNSDMIIDSCIIRYNTQNSSFGSGAIALFQSNPMISNNIIYRNRRAAIQSGANISSAPKIINNLIYENDTDNGNYPQINFGATGTDTILIKNNIIRGGPFPMAGGIAFLPIGNANIRIEGNTITHNRYGIALASANTFAIIDNNRIDSNNIDNNPNTGGSGLNFNGNSTIVAICTNNAIRGNLWGVTIQGTAKPNLGNLTTPTPFDDGANHIYGNGNSGQIYDLYNNTPDSIKAENNNWGTIDFDSVEAHIFHKPDNASLGFVDYLPIAPPVNIQEIGSNKNIQSYYLHDSYPNPFNPISTIVFEIPVVSFVKVRVFDMIGREIDNLVNQQLSQGSYKIQWNASRHPSGIYFVRLEANGLVLSKKLVLSK from the coding sequence TTGCGAAAACTACTCCCTTTTCTTCTGATAATACTTTTGATCTCATTTTCATCTAAAGCCTATTCAGATTATTCTACACCCGGCACAGGGGTCAGCTGGACTCTTACAGACCTGGTTTCTAATTCTAGCGGTGTGGTTACATTTTCTGGTGGAGAATATTACCTTAACGATACTCTGGTAATATCAGCATCCGATACGATAAAGGTCACTTCTAACGGTAACTTTAAATTTGCCGGGAATACAATGATCGATATTTTCGGGGTGTTTCGAATAACTCCCCCGGATTCATTCAAGATAACAGCAGCCGATACCAATCAAAAATTCCTTGGACTTAAATTCGAGGAATTCAGTGATCCTTCAATCTTGAAAAAAGTTATAATGGAATATGGAAACGCTATCCGCCTCCTGAATTCCGATATGATAATCGATAGCTGCATTATTCGATATAATACCCAAAACAGCTCCTTCGGTAGTGGTGCAATTGCGCTTTTTCAGTCAAATCCTATGATTTCTAATAATATAATATACAGAAATCGTCGTGCCGCCATCCAATCCGGGGCAAACATCAGCTCAGCACCGAAAATTATAAATAACCTGATCTATGAAAACGATACTGATAATGGCAATTATCCCCAAATTAACTTTGGAGCTACCGGAACTGATACTATTTTAATAAAAAATAACATAATACGGGGCGGTCCATTCCCTATGGCTGGCGGGATAGCATTCCTACCTATCGGAAATGCCAATATACGCATCGAAGGAAATACTATTACGCATAATCGTTACGGAATAGCTCTGGCAAGCGCAAATACATTTGCCATAATCGATAATAACCGCATTGATAGCAATAATATTGATAATAATCCAAATACTGGTGGAAGTGGGCTTAACTTCAATGGTAATAGCACAATAGTGGCAATTTGTACGAATAACGCAATTAGAGGCAATTTATGGGGTGTTACAATACAGGGAACAGCCAAACCTAACCTTGGGAATCTTACGACTCCTACACCATTTGACGATGGAGCCAATCATATCTATGGAAATGGCAATTCCGGGCAAATTTATGACCTTTATAATAATACTCCTGATTCAATTAAAGCTGAAAACAATAATTGGGGAACGATCGATTTCGATAGTGTAGAAGCGCACATTTTCCATAAACCAGATAATGCCTCATTAGGATTTGTCGATTATTTACCAATCGCACCACCCGTCAATATACAAGAAATAGGTTCAAATAAAAATATTCAATCATATTACTTACATGATAGTTATCCTAATCCATTTAATCCTATTTCTACTATTGTATTTGAGATACCAGTTGTATCATTCGTTAAGGTAAGAGTATTCGATATGATAGGCAGAGAGATTGATAACCTGGTAAATCAACAGCTAAGTCAGGGATCCTATAAAATTCAGTGGAATGCTTCAAGGCATCCGAGCGGAATATACTTCGTCCGCCTCGAAGCAAATGGTCTTGTTTTAAGCAAAAAGCTGGTGTTATCTAAATAG